ctaaaattacatttttttcaaaagttttacttaaaattatatttttctttcatgaggtcataaaacaatatactacctgggctatatttagattactgccccaggggaatgagtaattaggagaaaaccacaaatcactgataataaagtacatggcctatgggaaagttgtccttaccccttgtcataatttacttacccagttgccaatttgaaatctacatagtcttagggatctcaattttaaaacagccataactttcttattgcttgtccgattgctttcaaactttcacaatgctgttttatttatttttctcctttcaaacACAacatttatgaccaaggctggattcccctttaagtactATTTAATCCTAAAATAAGATTACAAAGTCTTATGGTCCCCAGAACTTATAAAACATGGTATCTACTGTTTCTTTTTCCTTGctcattaaaattaatttacatACCCTATTTCGTCAAGTGTTCTGCTGCCCAAAGGCAATCAATGCACTAACAATACCAAACATGAAATAAGCATTACGTCACTTGCTTTTgggaaaacaaaatgtaaagcCTGCCTCACACTGTGTGATCCGAGTTTGATAACAGCAATAACATCAAGggaaaaattacacgggggctcGGTGCGATTTCGCCCCCAAAATGCTTAAAAGAGCcctagaaaataaaaaaggaaccCTGGAAAATGTCTATTCATtacaatgttaaagcttatcccaTGTTGCAAATTGAGGCAGCAAGATGTAAAAGAGGCCCCCGAATATTTGTTTTGCCTGGATAACATTATCTAAGCTTTTCAGCTAATCAAATTAAGGACCTACACAATGTAAATAAATTTGGTGCTAGGTTAACCTTGAGAATAAAGACTAAATCCCTTTGGAATCACAAACAATAGTACAATTACTTTGGCACTGCCAGTTTTGAAACCAATAACGCCTTTCCTCAAATGATACAGCATTAAGATTCTGCAATATGATTTTAcaatattaatcagaacatacaCATTCAAAATGTCCATGTgtagtaataataaatattttgtaatttctaaaCCCCTtcctctcccctcccccccccccccctctcaaaaGAATAATTTGCTGTACAGAGTATCTCATAGTGTGAGTATAGGTACCTTGtatttctttatctttattGATGATTTTTCCTCCTCTTCTGCTTGTCTTCTCAACCTGTAGTGCTGTACTTATTCCTTGCTCTGACTTGCCTAACCCGGCTCCTTCCTTGAAACCATACTTAGTCATGATTTTCATTGCCACTGAGTCAGTACTAAAACACAATCaaggagaaaaataattcaattcaaaagtaaaattgctagaaaataatatgaattttgAAGAGTGAAAAATCAGATTACATCATACAACAAACTGATATACGATATTGATACTCTCTTGTAATAAAATCGTTTATAGCAATGGTGATCTTACACATCAAATGAGGAGTAAAtctgtttttatattattaaaacAGATCATTgaaatgatcatgatcatgactTCATATTATAATGATCATGACTTCATATTATAGAGTACTTAAGAAACAAAGAAGGAAAATCCGATCATCAGCTCACTCATTGTGTTATTCATGATGATATGCCAACAACTATTTGATCTACATAATGTACAATGCACAACATTACTAGAAGTCatctgatttgaataaaactttagaGTTTGAATTCTTGTAAATTGTAAGCTAGTTCCCCTTTCAGAAAATTCAAAACATGAAGtcatgtacatgattatgtCTTTATCTTGAAGAATGAGAGGTCTGCAGGAAATATGCCGTTTATCTCATAGTCAAGTGATCATTTCAGGGCTTTACCCGTTTTCAAAAATACTCTAGTCTCTGTGAATACTGTCATCCTTTTATCTCCACCTCTCCTCTAACTAAATAGTCTTTTAAGGATTGACCACAGAGTGAGTGTTGAACACATTATTAGCACCATGATAGCCTAAATCTTCAGAAGGCATCACAGCAAATCATCGAATTAACTCATTTCCTACTGGAACAGGGTGCATATCGTGTACTTAGCCTATGAGAGTTATAGTATTTGGTATTCAACAGGTGGAACTCTCAGAAGTCAGTTTGCACAATTCTTCTGAACACAAACATCAGTGCATCTTGTTTCAAACTCTGATGCCATTTTGTTATCAGATCCAGGTGAATGATAAAAGTGGATAAATAGTTCATGTATAGATAAGGAATGGTGCATGACAGATAAAAAAGCGATGATCCTCCATGAAGAAGGCATCTTCATTCCTTCTAgccaaaacaaaagtagacttGATGATGTGGAATAGGTTCATCATGGTGATGGATTGAGTAGAATAACAATCGGTTGTCTTATCATGAGGGATGGATAGATCCATCGTGAGACAACCGATTACTTTTCTTCTACTCAAAAGTACATTTCTTTCTATTCCCTGAAAATTGcatgaaaaagaatgaacaGAACACTTACCCTAACCCCACTGGGACCTGAAAGTTTGGTTTTGGTGCAGGTGGTTTGACAAATGTATTTTGCTCTGGAGGTGGAGCAAATTCACTGATCCTTGGAGGTGTCTTGGCACCTTCTGGGTCATCTGGATCTTGGTTCTTTCTCTTCATCATATCTGCATAAGGTCTATCTCTTGAAGGGGGAAGAGGAGCTGCAACTGTGATAACAATCATATATCAATTAATACATTGGGATGATGATAAGTTCAAACCTGAATGCAAAATTGAATTAGAATGATAGGAAATCCACTCTACATTACAACCAGCATAATTACTAGTATCCCACTGATCACTAAGAGAAACAAAACCAATCATGAATAAAGCTTTGCCTGtgtttaaataataaaaatgataatacttTTTCAAAGTACCCCCTGGTTTTTAACTGCAGTACAATCTAAACATACTCACATCCATCATCTTTAGGTTTGGAATCCTCATTGATAAGTGAGGATGGTGGGGCAATAGCAGCTCTGTTTGCAGCtgtagaaagatagatataacatgaaagattttataACAAGAAGTGTTAATGTCCACATAGAAAtgtaaatcaattttattatcaGAGTCTAGAGAATTATAAGCTGctcttcattttcaaatatatgtttgaaattatgatgaattattatcataacataATCAAATATCATTTCAATTCATAACTACAAAGCAAGTTATTACTTAACTATACTTGTAAGTTGTATCTAAGTACTGAAGACATTTATATCTACTGAACTCACAAGTAAAAGCAATATAAGTGTGAAgacataaaaagcataaaacaCAAATTTTGCAAACTTACAGCCTAATTATAACACCTCTAATCAACCTACTAATAAGATCTCTTCATGATAAACAAATTTAAGCCCTTTATTTACTCTGgtttacatgaaattatatttatgatGAGGCCAACAAACAGGCTTAAAAGTTTTTCAAGAAATGCCTTTTCAGTCTTTTCTGCATTCCAGAACATTTGGATTTGACATAGCAAGTTGACGAGTACATATACAATGACATCCCACAAAAAGATGTGTTTCAACAAAATAGGAAGAGCAAAGcattaaacataaacaaaagTAAATTCAACCTCCATTGCCTTTGTCAAGGGCAAGGCATTATTAGTTGATCATGCACTGTGAAAGACCCAGATGATTGACCTCTAAGCTACCTGTTTGGacatatggaaaataaaaaaatatgtgcagaTACATACTGTTCCTTCTCCTTTCCCTGTCTctctcatcatcttcatcatcactggCTGGACGTCTGGAAAATCCCTGTGgttctctgtctcgatctctatcccGATCCCGGTCACGCTCACGGCGTTCCCTATCACGGTCACGATCCCTTTCCCTGTCTCGTTCTCGTTCTCTCTCACGACGTCTCCTCCTGGAAGTATTTTGGGGGTCAATTACATATGTTACATATATGCTATTGTTATGTGATGATAAGACATATCtcacatattcaataatatatcaatacatAATCAATACTTAATCAATGCTTCTGCAGGAAGTATAACAGGAAACTATATGTCTACCAATTCCAACTTTCTTAAGAAAGTATTACTCATCCATCTGTCAGCTAAACTTCTGACCACACACATTTTATGGGTTTGTTATTCACTACATTTCATGTTCTCCCTATAAGGTCAACTCCCCCCAATTCAGAGTTAAGTTATGACGCACAGATTGTTTTGGTCAAGCGTCCAAGGTTGACCAACACCTGTTTGGTTGTAAAGAGTCTAGAccagaccaatataaaaggggttCACTTCTGAACCCAAATCAGAATGCAGATTGGTTTACAGATTACTTAAGAGATTGTTCCAGCATACAGACAGCTACAGAAGAGTttatattttatactgcagaATTTGTATTATCTTCATCTTCAGAGTATAGTCACCATCAGacttactcatgtatttgtcattatcatcaagtAATCATCTTTaattaataaatgtatatatgaacTGTACATCCTGCATCGACTCGTCTCATTTCAAGTCTGGTTGAAAATAAAAGCGCAATCGATCCAACGACAACACAACactatcaatcatattcatcaatggtagaaaaaaatttcattttaaacattCAAGTTTGAGAGAGGGCAAGACGATGTTTGAGTCTTTAGATTGATTTGAAGTCATAGCAATATCTTCTTACATggtatattatttatataacACATCATCACAATGGCCAGATCACATACTTATCTTTTAAATGAGACAATgctttttgtataattttctgTATGAGCAATGGCACTTGATAAGACATATCTTACATCAGACTTAGTACACCCTGGTTATGCATTGTGGGAAATACTTttacaatttttgatattcataatcTACAGCATATCTCCTATTAGAAAGCTAAAAAGCATAACTGCTCATAACCAACAAATGTAAACATCATCTTCATAGGCAATTTATGTAACCATATcatattgaaaatcaatttaCTATAATTGTGACTTAcctctcttccctttctcttctATCCTGCTCGTCCCGCTCCCTTTCCCTCTTCTCTCTTAACTTCTTTGCAACCTTTTCATATTCATTTGGATAAGCTGGGTCATATTCATTTTCACCATCTGAACCAAGATTACTTGATGGCAAATAAGAAGGAGCCTGAAACAAACAAGAAAGAATATTCGTAATTAGTTTTACagtattttcttgaaaaacaaAGATTCTAACAAcctcttttacttttctttgttGGGCACCATATTCTACaataatttttctataaaattattttcatggcTCAAAATGTAAAGTCATGATACAGATAAGTGTTGGATACTGGATAAAATGCATTTGGTAATTATCAACATCACATATATATAAAACTAGGGCATAATTTACTGAAatttcaacttaaaaaaaaatttgaatgaaaattgcTCATGCATCCTACAGTTAAAATGCTTACCAATCTTGGTACAGATGGAGATGATGTTTTTGATGGTGGCAGATTAGATGGTTTGAATCGAGAATGATCATCTAATATTCCTGCACTTCCACCTAAATCTATTCCACCAGCGTCCCTTCCACTCGTATCCCTTCCACTCGTATCCCTTCCACCTCCATCTCCAATTGATCTGGCACTACTTGCAGGTCCAGGACCAACACCAGGTGGTGGTACTTTCTTGGGGTCAAGGACTGAACGGCTAGATGGCTGTTTCATCTTGCGCTGGGCTTCGGTTAAAGCAGCCTTCTTCATGCGAAGATGAGACTGCATCATCTTGATGCCAGCTGACCATCCagctgaaaagaaaacaaaggataATACAATGTTGACAGAGATATTTCGATAACATCTTTGAAAACGGTGTTAAATTAGTGAGATCTCATGACAAAAATACCACAAACTCACAAAGATATCTCAAAAACTAGGCAGTCTCATTCTACCACCTTATGATGATGGGGGTACCCCATTTAATCACTGCAGAATCAAAATTGCCATGGTAATTTAGGTAGTTTATTGATAACTTAATTGCATTGCAAATAGCCAGTGCTTATGATTAATTAACATTAGAATAAAATTCATTAAACTTACAAACATCTCCTTTCTTATCACCAGCAGAGCTGTCCTTCTTAGACGGTCCTGTATCCACTCCCAGTCCATCATAGAGAGACATAGTTCAATAACAGTTCTGTTAACCTCCTcataaatctataaataaaaaaataaaaataaaaattaagtaaaGTATTAAAGATCGAATCACATTTTCTCAGCCTGACTGCAATTAAACCGGCTGGTCCCCGGGTGCCTGTCTGATGATGATTGTGCAATTTCCTGTGGACAGGACGAATTAAATAAATATGAGATCATGAGACAGGTAGGACTGTGGAAATAAGATTACCATGCAGGACCTTTCAATTTTCGTGCTTCAATTATTTGAACCGTAATGCTACAGTATTGCTGCATTCGCAGTTGCTTAAAACTACTAAGATTCTTCACATTTTGCCCCGAGATGTCACTTTAACACCAGGAGTCCTGTGAAGGAATTGCAAGTTGCAAAGTAGCATACATGTAATGCAGCTCCTGAGCTGAGTGACTTCTCAGTGAAacttacaaaagaaatacaaaactACTGAAAACTACAATAAGCTTATTCTGGTGTGCTGCTCTATGTCCAAATTTTCTTGCTCAGTCACATAAACTCCCTTGCATTTGGCAAATATGGGAGACAATCTCAGACCCTCgcgcatgcaatgttttgaaatcggcagcgaattattaatacgtgtgaggaactccatgttggctctaaatcaccaattttgagactgatagacgcatggaaaagaagtgaaacctTGTGTAaggtaagaatattagttttaattgtttttaaagatcgtgctgttgcatgaattttatatttccccccccataaaattccacctttgtcactcggaatatcagagcGAGTTCACGGGctcgatgttcgggtaggtggagcgtagtgtagcggtagttaagtggagtggagcctgcacgaacatcgcttgaGGTACGTCCAgccagagatggaataaaaataaaaatgccagTAATACTATTAATACTTCGATATGAACATAAAATTAACATACCttgctgacatcgtcaatatttttagtatggccataaaatcttattaaatcgtaattatttaataatttaacatccaataataatttatattaattttcagctcgatccgagacattcatatttatttcgaTCGCATGCTCTTGATCTTGTCCTGtgtcgaaaataaaaaatggattatcatatcaggattaattctcgaacatcgtatttcacaatcgttatatcagcattgaatagcaattcaaatgaccatccagagaaaattatgtattcccatcaatttggagctcattttggatccaactacacaatctcaggcaagttacgCCCAAGTTTTGTGGAATTCACATAGGGGGATCATTGAGATCATGGTTACGGTGCTCCCCGCTGGTTGCACTTGTTTGCTGGCGCTggccactcattcaatgaacaaggttatgatataaccttgttctcagttatatctccatgtgtggcaaaataaggatggcaatgtttggcttattttctctttttctttgggacaaatgcttgatttttttacactgacagtttccattacacctattcgtcgtacaacttggcccttaagtaaatttgattctttaaattatttttttcttaattaaaaatagagattaaaaaatgcaaattttcttaccatattactttccaccaatagagggcgtacacaaaaatatatgcCCAAAAttaagtttttgagcgctctggtgaatacaaatattattccctggggcccgtttctcaacaccgtcataagtctaacttcttgactaaatcggagatagtgagctacttgtccgctaaccgtttcacgaagccctctttaccaagatcgggtacaacaacctcactaaatatttatgacacctccgaacctgtcataacttctttcttagtgacgtagtggcatcacgtgggtagactatgacatgcgaaagtgcctagaaattttaaaattataatcttacgtaatcaatcagaggttgaaattacatcacaaaacaagtgggttaatgcattcaatgataattgtaatacaaagaaactataaaaactgttggtaaacgccacaaaaccattcattttgaaatagtaaaatgatttaatcgatcaagattctaccacgtcaggccatccataactgaactcgtatttgttgttttcagacccctattaacagttggataaattctatctctaatttatgcatataatttgtccaatatcgtatctttcggtatcaatgattaaaaatgtttcgttaaactatattttgatgacgtttggaatcgtaaaagtccgtataattatcatcattttacaaagaaaactttAATGGTTTACTTttgtaaactattaaaattgggtctcccgggggtacccatctcaacgtccgcAAGTGATtctttagtcatgaaatgaattattcataatttaattttctctgcaattgaatgctccagtcttcatggtctaagtatgtatgatgcataattcacctgtgctattattttgaaaagatttatttcccaattcatcataatatttgcaattttgtcataatttttctaattgaaaattatgctattttgtgactaaggctacgtctcgtctgctctttttaccgatagtatcgatatcaaggtattatttctagttaggaagcctttcgagaaacaggtttagtaagattggaactaactccgtggttggtggataaagatatgactaacttgtccatgtgttgagaaacgggcccctggttactaatgacaaataaattgcaactgtatggaaattattaattttggtcacaaaagtgacattttaatgaatttttaaagtgtgtgctgtgtacagcattggcataccatagtcctacctgtagattccggtccccacaggcaggatggttgcagtgaacaagtggcgctggcaagcacgcctgtcgtttcgggagagtgagtgtacgGAGCTGAtgtgtgcgagtctggactgcgaatgctagttgacTGAAAATCATTCCGATCGactgcgtgattcatgtctttctttgtttcattttaaactaagttatatgttgtcatctgcaaatatcattgttgaactTATTGGGAAGAATTCTACATTGGCCTTCGGcctttttgtgatcatggaaaatacaaactttGCTCTGTGACATCTGCTTGTGCAACACGCTCACCTGGCCAGCACATACCGtcatagacagctggcagccgtctgtttcgaggagttttttaacatattattattttttgaatttctcctcgtacacagacggctcactatcgtgcagccaccattaggggacttacaatgcaaaatccccccgtcggggcacttcaatttttgtctttaatgaatcaaacttttgaaaattaacccgaccgaaatgcaaattaatattccatcttggcattaattgcaaaaaaaacggggaaaatcaagttaaaaggaacaaaaacagtgacttacctcggctagctgtcgcgcaacttcactgccctgttttatcctaacttaatacacataaagtTAACAGatatatggccattgagtcccctgtacagatcgcgctagtagaacttcggtctctgtatttggtgagtgaagccaacggagttcagctgaacaaccaacataacagagaccgaagcttttggtctaataccgTCAGTGCATACAGTGCGCATCGATGCGACAGCCGGCCAGACATGCCAGaggcagagcaaaaaaatagACTTGATTTTCCCCGCCATGCCTTCAAAattcgatgcatcgatgtttaggaaattggcaaagccgatctcctaatatttatataaaagttagGTCCTACCTTAATTCTTGCTCGCCAGAAGATAGAATGGGATCCAGCCGCTCAGAATCTCagataaattgcacaaatccgtgaatagaaatatatacacttcacaatttcaaatagaGTAGAAAAAGGGACAGATGTCACAAAATGTCTCGCgaagtaatgagctcattaaatatgca
This genomic interval from Lytechinus pictus isolate F3 Inbred chromosome 3, Lp3.0, whole genome shotgun sequence contains the following:
- the LOC135153595 gene encoding splicing factor 45-like produces the protein MSLYDGLGVDTGPSKKDSSAGDKKGDVSGWSAGIKMMQSHLRMKKAALTEAQRKMKQPSSRSVLDPKKVPPPGVGPGPASSARSIGDGGGRDTSGRDTSGRDAGGIDLGGSAGILDDHSRFKPSNLPPSKTSSPSVPRLAPSYLPSSNLGSDGENEYDPAYPNEYEKVAKKLREKRERERDEQDRREREERRRRRERERERDRERDRDRDRERRERDRDRDRDRDREPQGFSRRPASDDEDDERDRERRRNTANRAAIAPPSSLINEDSKPKDDGFAAPLPPSRDRPYADMMKRKNQDPDDPEGAKTPPRISEFAPPPEQNTFVKPPAPKPNFQVPVGLGTDSVAMKIMTKYGFKEGAGLGKSEQGISTALQVEKTSRRGGKIINKDKEIQEQVVMPPPSMPPPAAPKSGPAPITDVLRNPTKILLLTNMVGPGEVDDELEPETAEECTKYGEVVKVLIYEDPLKPDTEAVRIFVEFTRVEAAVKAVVDLNGRFFGGRIVKGSFYDPTKFQKFELTA